The stretch of DNA AGCACCTTCGTGCCGATATCACGACCGTCCATCACCACGCCTTTCTTCCGAGCCATCTCCTGCTGCTTGCGGACCAGAATGTCGCGAATACCCGGATTGCTGGCATAAGCAGAAACCTTGGAGGTAACGGATGCCGAACGAATCGCGTCGGTCACATCTTCTCCGTCAGCCAGTACTTGCTGGCGCTGTTGGCCTGGCCTCAGCTCGATGCTCAAGCGTTCAGCTGTTCGGACTGCCTCGGCGGCATGATCGGGACCAACCCCATCTTCCAGTGCTTTGTAGGCTACGACACGATACATCGCGCCCGTGTCGATATAAATATAGCCCAGACGCTCGGCAACCAGCTTGGCAACAGTGCTCTTGCCAGCTCCTGCCGGACCGTCAATGGCCACGTTAATGCGGTCGTCCGTCTGTTTCAATGCGATACTGCCTCCCATTGCTGTACCCAACGAATGAACGTGCCATGATGTTAAAAACGCAGGCACGGCCTGCGAACGATTCAAATTATACCACAATTTGATGACGTGTGCAAAACTCCGCGGGCCATTAACGCGAAGTTTCGTCGCGCAGAACGGGTTCGCCCTCCAGCTTGTCTGTCTCGCTCCATGCCTCCCTGACGAACGGGATGCGGAGCAATATCTGCGCGGCGATCATAAGCGCCGCAGCGATGAACAGCCCTTTGACCAGAAGCTTTTCCCCGCGATCCATCCAGTACAGAAGCAGCCGAATATACCGGTGCCTATCCGATCCTTCCCGCATGTTGCCACCATCCCGGACACTTTTCCAGCTAGTATAGCCAGGCTGGCGGCAGGCTAACCCTGAGAGAGCATCTTTACTTCTTGCGATTTTCCAGCTGCCGCTCGAAGCAAAAACGGATAATGCGCTGACGTTCGACGTCAGCAATATCCGTAAAGGATACCATGCCGAGCTTGCGGCCGCTTTCCAGCTGATTCAGCCGCACAATTTCGCCTTTGAAAAAAGCATGCTCAATCGCGCCGTTCCTGAACGGAAGCAGCAGCCAGCCGTCAAAGCGCATATGCGGTTCAATCGGCAAGTGACCGTCACAAAGAAACGCCGTGCCTCCCCCGCTCAAATCCTTTGTAATCGCGAGAAAATGCAAATCATCGGAAATGCGCAGCGACATTTCCAACTCAGCCGTCACACGCAAATGATTGCGGCGCTGCACCTGTGAGATTGAGCCCGGATCAGGCATGGTAATAGACACTAGACGAATGTTGTCTTCCTTGAAACCGACAACTTCGGAGTGGAAGTAATTTTTCGTTCCGCTGTCAGACAGAAAATATATCGACAGGCTGTCTCCTTTATACAACCGCAAGTACTTGCCCTGCCCCACATGTATGGGCACTTCCATATAAATGCAGTTCTCGTCCAGGTCGGCTATCCTTGATTTGTACTGCTGTTTCTCCTCTTCCTTGTCGACGGATGCGACTTGGATAAACAGTTCTTGATTCACTTTTGGCAGCAAGGCTCACACCTCTGATTCTATGTATCGGGGTTACATGTAACGTTCGTTCTTATTATATCATGAAATCCATGCCAAGTGAGGAAAAATGACTAATAGCCGGGAAGCTGCTTCGCTTCCCGGCCTGTGAGTCTGGCTAAGGTCTTAACTGACGTTCTCATTTACATCGACATCCGCTTCTCTCAGGCGCTCCAGCTTCTCTTCCATGCCATTCTCCGCATTGATGTAAATCCGGTATTGCCCGCCGTTGATTCTGCCGATAAATTCGTAGCAGAGCACTTCTTGCTTAATTTCATTTTCGATCAGCGCCACGTTCGTCGATTGCAGGTCAAAGTTTCCATTCAGCGACTTTCGGGCCTCTTCCGCGCTCAGCTTCGGCTTGCCCGGCTTGCGTTCCTTCTGGTTGTATATATAATCCGCCGCATGCAAGCCGACGATCTCCCCGTTATCGAGGGCTACCCGTACAGTAAGCTTCTCCGGATAGATCAAGACGCCATCGGTTACTCTGGCCATTGTCAAGCTGGCCGAATGGTTGTACGGATCATAGGCGACAGCTTGCATATCGCCAAATCCATGCTTTCTCAGGAAAGCCTGCGCCCGTTCCCTCGCCTGCTCGACCGTCAGCTGTTCGCTCTCGACCGGCCGAGTATTCATAAACCATATCAGATGCCCGCCTTTTTTCGAATAATCCGCGCTTAGGTGACTGTCCTCTCCGCCGCCTGCGACAACAGAGTAGGAAGCATATTCTGTCCCTTTGCCATTTTCGGTGACAGTCAGTTCTGCATCCGGATCGAGACCGAAAAATTGCCGTGCTTTCTGCTTGACTTCCTCTTCCGTAACGGTTTTCCCGCTAAGCGCCTTGAAGCCGCGCTTCTCAAAAATGGCTGACGTGGAAGGCCCCCAGTTGATATCCTCATAGGCATTGACTTGCTTATCCACGGTCTTGAAGCCGTCTACTATCGTATTGTCCAATACTTCTTCCTCGCTGGCGAGCGCCATCTCCACGTCCATCCACCGAAGATTCTCTTGAAGAACTTTGGCCTGCATGGACCGTATTTCATTGGCGGTCTTTTTCGAATAATCGTACAGCGCGTGCAAGGTCTTCATCTCGTCGTCCGTTAACGGCTCCTTATCCAAATCGCGGATGGAGGTGCGGTAAGCAAAGTCCGCCATTTTCGACAGGAAATCCTCCGTTCGGTTGAAAGGCATCAATGCCAACGGAAGCTGGTTCACATCGCTTTGGGCCATATTGGTCATACGCCATACACTGATCAAGCTTTTGCGCTGGAACTGATGCGAATCGGCGCCGAGAGCGAGCGCTTTCCCCAGTTCATTATGTACTTGATCCAGATTGTAAGACAAATTATGAAAGGCCCGCTGGTATTGGTTTTCCGCTTTGATCAGCACGGAATTTTTCTCTTGATGCTCCTGATATCCCCATACCCCCGCGCCAATTAATGCAATAACCAGAATGGGAAACAGCACACCGCTCATTCTCTTGTACATAAGAAAACTTGCTCCTTTCGAATACTGGGTTTTTGCCTAGTTTCCGTTACAGGAGCAAGCTTTATGCATGGTCATATTTATTGTGGATCCACATCGATATCGAAATCCGTCTCATTGTCACAAATACACTGGCGAAAGCCTGTATTCCATTTGCCATTCTCGCGCTTGCCTCTCAGCAAAAAACGCTCTCCGCAGCGGCGGCAGCGGATGACTACCCTCGCTCTTGTTCCCGTCACGGT from Xylanibacillus composti encodes:
- the cmk gene encoding (d)CMP kinase; this encodes MGGSIALKQTDDRINVAIDGPAGAGKSTVAKLVAERLGYIYIDTGAMYRVVAYKALEDGVGPDHAAEAVRTAERLSIELRPGQQRQQVLADGEDVTDAIRSASVTSKVSAYASNPGIRDILVRKQQEMARKKGVVMDGRDIGTKVLPDAEVKIYLTASVEKRAQRRFEELPEGSTTMEELREDIARRDEMDRNREHSPLVQAEDAIRIDSTDMSIEEVTEKILAICSEAIARGVEQDE
- a CDS encoding flagellar brake protein, which gives rise to MLPKVNQELFIQVASVDKEEEKQQYKSRIADLDENCIYMEVPIHVGQGKYLRLYKGDSLSIYFLSDSGTKNYFHSEVVGFKEDNIRLVSITMPDPGSISQVQRRNHLRVTAELEMSLRISDDLHFLAITKDLSGGGTAFLCDGHLPIEPHMRFDGWLLLPFRNGAIEHAFFKGEIVRLNQLESGRKLGMVSFTDIADVERQRIIRFCFERQLENRKK
- the ypeB gene encoding germination protein YpeB, encoding MYKRMSGVLFPILVIALIGAGVWGYQEHQEKNSVLIKAENQYQRAFHNLSYNLDQVHNELGKALALGADSHQFQRKSLISVWRMTNMAQSDVNQLPLALMPFNRTEDFLSKMADFAYRTSIRDLDKEPLTDDEMKTLHALYDYSKKTANEIRSMQAKVLQENLRWMDVEMALASEEEVLDNTIVDGFKTVDKQVNAYEDINWGPSTSAIFEKRGFKALSGKTVTEEEVKQKARQFFGLDPDAELTVTENGKGTEYASYSVVAGGGEDSHLSADYSKKGGHLIWFMNTRPVESEQLTVEQARERAQAFLRKHGFGDMQAVAYDPYNHSASLTMARVTDGVLIYPEKLTVRVALDNGEIVGLHAADYIYNQKERKPGKPKLSAEEARKSLNGNFDLQSTNVALIENEIKQEVLCYEFIGRINGGQYRIYINAENGMEEKLERLREADVDVNENVS